One part of the Paracoccus sp. MBLB3053 genome encodes these proteins:
- a CDS encoding sulfotransferase family 2 domain-containing protein — protein MLIFWEKRLVFLATPKAGSTAVEAALESLSNVAVQRPAELKHTNLASYRRHIEPWLHDVTGERFTTVSLMRQPLDWLRSWYRFRLRDDHDDPDHTALTLSFRDFVEAYSAPESDHFRTIGTQCDFLTHQGDKIDRIFRYEEIDDFTQFLEDRLDCAITLPRVNVPPAVDVTLDSGEEAALRDFLARDIALYASL, from the coding sequence ATGCTTATATTCTGGGAAAAACGCCTCGTTTTCCTCGCTACTCCCAAGGCCGGATCAACTGCAGTCGAAGCCGCCCTCGAATCGCTCTCGAACGTCGCGGTGCAACGTCCTGCCGAGCTAAAGCACACGAATCTCGCGAGCTATCGCCGCCATATCGAGCCTTGGTTGCATGACGTTACAGGCGAAAGGTTCACTACGGTCAGCCTGATGCGGCAACCACTCGACTGGCTGCGCAGCTGGTATCGCTTTCGCCTGCGTGACGACCATGACGACCCCGACCACACGGCCCTGACGCTGAGTTTCCGGGACTTTGTCGAAGCCTATAGCGCACCTGAAAGCGATCATTTCCGCACGATCGGGACGCAATGCGATTTCCTGACGCATCAGGGCGACAAGATCGACCGTATCTTCCGCTACGAAGAGATCGACGACTTCACGCAATTCCTGGAGGACCGCCTTGACTGTGCGATCACTTTGCCAAGGGTCAACGTCCCGCCGGCGGTGGATGTGACACTAGATTCCGGTGAGGAAGCGGCACTGCGCGACTTTCTTGCTCGCGACATCGCGCTTTACGCCTCGCTCTGA
- the recA gene encoding recombinase RecA → MAGATLFDMNDKRSADKQKALDSALAQIERQFGKGSIMKLGADNPVAEIEATSTGSLGLDIALGIGGLPKGRIIEIFGPESSGKTTLTLHVVAEEQKKGGVCAFVDAEHALDPQYAKKLGVNLDELLISQPDTGEQALEIVDTLVRSGAVNLVVVDSVAALTPKSEIEGDMGDMQMGSQARLMSQAMRKLTASIGRSNCMVIFINQIRMKIGVMFGSPETTTGGNALKFYASVRLDIRRTGSIKDRDEVVGNATRVKVVKNKVAPPFREVEFDIMYGEGISKVGELIDLGVKAGVVEKSGSWYSYGDERIGQGRENAKQYLRDNPQTAFAIEDKVRASHGLDFGSLSDGDEVLTDD, encoded by the coding sequence ATGGCAGGGGCAACACTTTTCGACATGAACGACAAGCGATCGGCAGATAAGCAAAAGGCTCTGGACAGCGCGCTGGCCCAGATCGAACGCCAGTTCGGCAAGGGCTCGATCATGAAGCTCGGGGCCGACAATCCCGTGGCCGAGATCGAAGCAACCTCGACCGGCTCCCTGGGGCTCGATATCGCCCTTGGCATCGGCGGCCTGCCCAAGGGCCGCATCATCGAGATTTTCGGACCGGAAAGCTCGGGCAAGACCACGCTGACGCTTCATGTCGTCGCGGAAGAGCAGAAAAAAGGTGGCGTCTGCGCCTTTGTCGATGCTGAACATGCGCTGGACCCGCAATATGCCAAGAAGCTGGGCGTCAATCTCGATGAGTTGCTGATTAGCCAGCCCGATACCGGGGAACAGGCGCTTGAGATCGTCGACACGCTGGTCCGCTCGGGTGCGGTCAATCTGGTCGTGGTCGACTCGGTGGCGGCGCTGACCCCGAAATCCGAAATCGAAGGCGACATGGGCGACATGCAGATGGGCAGCCAGGCCCGCCTGATGAGCCAGGCGATGCGCAAGCTGACCGCCAGCATCGGCCGCAGCAACTGCATGGTCATCTTCATCAACCAGATCCGGATGAAGATCGGCGTGATGTTCGGTAGCCCCGAGACGACAACGGGCGGGAATGCACTGAAATTCTATGCTTCGGTCCGGCTCGACATCCGTCGCACGGGTTCGATCAAGGATCGCGACGAGGTGGTCGGCAACGCGACCCGCGTCAAGGTCGTCAAGAACAAGGTCGCGCCGCCGTTCCGCGAAGTGGAATTCGACATCATGTATGGCGAAGGCATCTCGAAAGTGGGCGAGCTGATCGACCTGGGCGTCAAGGCCGGTGTCGTCGAGAAATCGGGTTCCTGGTACTCCTATGGGGACGAGCGAATTGGCCAGGGACGGGAGAACGCCAAGCAGTATCTGCGCGACAATCCCCAGACGGCCTTCGCGATCGAAGACAAGGTTCGCGCCAGCCACGGCCTGGATTTCGGTTCTTTGTCGGATGGTGACGAGGTTCTGACCGACGATTGA